From Symphalangus syndactylus isolate Jambi chromosome X, NHGRI_mSymSyn1-v2.1_pri, whole genome shotgun sequence, the proteins below share one genomic window:
- the FTHL17 gene encoding ferritin heavy polypeptide-like 17 has translation MIHHPAAALATAPTSPVCSPALVLPAMATAQLSQVCQKYDTNCEAAINSHIRLELYTSYLYLSMAFYFNQDDVALENFFRYFLRLSDYKMEHAQKLMRLQKLRGGRIHLHDIEKPERQGWESGLVAMESALDLEKNVNQSLLELYQLAVEKGDSQLCHFLESHYLHKQVKAIKELGGYVSNLRKICSPEAGLAEYLFDKLTLGDRVKET, from the exons ATgatccatcacccag CCGCTGCCCTCGCTACCGCACCGACTTCGCCCGTGTGCTCGCCCGCACTCGTGCTGCCTGCCATGGCCACCGCCCAACTGTCGCAGGTGTGCCAGAAGTACGACACCAACTGCGAGGCCGCCATCAACAGCCACATCAGGCTGGAGCTCTACACCTCCTACCTGTACCTGTCCATGGCCTTCTACTTCAACCAGGACGACGTGGCCCTGGAGAATTTCTTCCGCTACTTCCTGCGCCTGTCGGACTACAAGATGGAGCACGCCCAGAAGCTGATGAGGCTGCAGAAGCTGCGCGGTGGCCGCATCCACCTTCACGATATCGAGAAGCCAGAGCGCCAAGGCTGGGAGAGCGGGCTCGTGGCCATGGAGTCCGCCTTAGACCTGGAGAAGAACGTCAACCAGAGCCTGCTGGAGCTGTACCAGCTGGCCGTGGAGAAGGGCGACTCCCAGCTGTGCCACTTCCTGGAGAGCCACTACCTGCACAAGCAAGTCAAGGCCATCAAAGAGCTGGGTGGCTACGTAAGCAACCTGCGCAAGATTTGTTCCCCGGAAGCCGGCCTGGCTGAGTACCTGTTCGACAAGCTCACCCTGGGCGACCGCGTCAAAGAGACCTGA